The Oryza brachyantha chromosome 6, ObraRS2, whole genome shotgun sequence region GGCAATTTGAGGTAATAGACTTCCAGTTTATGCGCTCCAGTGCTGCACCACCATTTATTGAGCATCAATACCATTCTGATCAGgaaaatttgaagttattCTTCGCCGAAGACTATCATGTTCAAGTGCATCAGAGATGAAATCGACTTGGTCAGTTATTTTAGATCCTATGCCATCCCTTTGGTTAATGCCGCCTCTCAAATCAACAATTCCATTACTTCCATTTTCTCCTTCATGACTGAAATTCTTGGCAACAAAAGTCGCATGCCCATTTTCATCAGGGCGGCTGCTGGCATTATCACCGGAAGTTGCTCTTTGTTGGTAAAAAGTGCCAAAAGTCGTGCAATCTGGACTCCAACTTTCTTTTATCAGGTCTGATGATACTGCAGCACCATTAGATTTTTGCTCCAAGGAAATGTTATAGTTCGTTTTCACGTCATGCACAGGGCTTGCAGAGGTGTCCGTGGCAGCTGCCTCCCTGCAATGTTTTGCATGAAAACTAGGAGAGGAGAATGCTTTGCCTCCCCCGTTTTGAGaagatgaaatattacttGATTTGCTACTCATGAAGGATGATGATGTGGCATTATTGAATGGCAAGCCATCATCACGTTTGCCTGCTTTTTCGCTAGAACAATGCCTTAGAAGGAAGCCATGATGTAAGAATGGCATGTCCCCTTGGGAATCTTTTGCTGGCAGGTTTGGGGTACATTTATTCAGATCTGCGTTGCTGCCTGATGGTTCAGTGTAAGGTTTTGGATTAAAACCATTAAAGCCAACATTCTGCTTGCCCACATGTAAGGAGTTGCTGCTAGATAATGTATCACCATTTCTAATAGAATAATTGCCATTGGTGGATGTTGCAAACTTATTTCCATAGCATTGTGTGCTTGGAGAGGATGTGTTGCCACTGTTGGTCATACCGCCTTGCTCTGGGCAGCTGAAATCTCTATCGCAATGACCATTCAACTCTTGGGAGGAACCAGCACCGTTGTCACCAATTTGATATCCTTCTGCAAAAGATGGATTTATTCTTGAGGGTATTGGTTTCCCTGCAAAACCATTCTCCAATGCTGGGACCAATGTAGTATTGTCCATCACTCCAGTGAAATCACTTGAGACAGGCCTGCTCCATCTTTCAACTTCAACGCCTGCTTCAGTATCAATTTCCATGTAGTCAACAGAATCAACACATGAGGCACGTGCTTCACACTGCTCTGCAGAGGAATGGACTAAAGAGGTTTCACATGTGGAGTTGCCAAACTGCACAGATCTCATGGTTGTAGAATCCTCCAATGGAAAACCTGAATCTGCTCTTGTATTTTCATCAAGGGCAAGCGGCACTGTTGAAATTGGTGGGTGCAAAGATATGTTGTTggattcaaaatcaacttgcTGATCTTCTGAAGGTTTCAAAGATGACACACCTTCTAATGGCACAACCTCTTGTATCAAATGATTTTGTCCATTCGGATGGGACACTTTCAACTGTTGCTGATGTTTCATAAGTTCTTCTACTGCAATTAGTGGCCTAGGACGAGCTGTTCTCCTGCATGTcataaagggaaaaaggaaagaatgtCAAATCCAGAACAGTGTGCATTCCTCTCAACCTCAGAGAAGTAAGATCTGTTAAGACTCCTATGAAGAGATTAGTTGGAGCAAGCTAAGTATTGAGCATAAGAAGGGGGAAATGCAAACATGgaagatttttttagaaaaaaggtGATTAGGAAAGTTTCGCCAAACAGCTGTTGAGTTAAAACGCCTATACCATCTGAGTGCAATATGGGTAGCAAGTCTGAACTATGAATCTATCTCTTTTGTGGTAACTAATCACAGTTCATACTTCATGATTCAGGTTAGGCTTTAACAATGTACTTCCACAATCTTGCTAGTGCTGTCTGCTTGATAAAGAATAAACTGATCGCAAGATTCAAATAGTATAAGAATTCAAAAGGTAGATTTTTCCCCCATTAAAGTGGACATTTGAAGGCAGCAGGCATTAACAGTCATTCTAATACAAATTACCTGCTATATAGAAGCATATAAGCACCTTGAGCATGTACTTCCTCCTCATCAACAGCCATAACCTACAAACAGAGGCAGGCAAGTGATATCACCAATTATGACAAGTATGAagtatcatcatcatcataacATAAAAGGTGAACATGTACCTTGCAATCATCAATTTTGTACCAGCGTCCTcggtaattttttatgtagcaTATATAATGCCCAAAAAATGAGGCATTGAGCATATCCAGATGAACAACAACAGCATAGAGATCATATTGGTCACTTCCATCGGTGCTACTCATGTATGGCGTTAGATCTAACTTCATTGGGAATGTAACTCTCTTGTTCAGTTTCCCAAATCTACCACTCTGCAATAACCGTATGAAAGCTTGTTATCCAAATATGTTATAATACAAGTACACAATGGCATTGATATAGTTACAAAAAGATGATGTCCTAACCTGGAATCGTTTAAGAGTAATTGTGAGTATATTTGGAGCTTGATAAACTGTAAGCCGTTTCTGTGCTTTGACATAGTCGCTGCATCTGTATAAAAGCAACCAGTGCGTTTGacttaaaatgaaaaataaaaggaacatctgatatatatagagagagagggggggggggggcgtgagagaaagagagctcaatagcaaacaaaaatacaagTGGTAAGAAGGTTTAGCAAGTTTCCATGTATTACAGATGGGAGATGGCACTATTACAATAGTGTCTTCGTGAGCATGGCAATGGTTGGGTGATTCCCGACAGTTTCCAGTATTAAAAATGCTTCATCTTACGCTCTTTTCAGCTACTAGCTGCTAGATCATCGCACACACACTTCCTAAGTTACTAAACAATgtgattttgcaaaatatttctatatagaaaattcttggggtactttttaaaatccatttttcaactttcaaataaataatcaattcATATGTTTGCGCCCTTCAATACTAGTCATAAAGTCGTAATAGTCTACCATCTGCATGTATAAAACGAACAGGGGCTTAGAACCTTACTAAGAATGTAGCCACAAACTTACAagttatttaaattaattgaatTATCAGGCCAACTTCAAGTACTCCTTCCTATATATTAtagtaaaagtaatttatattaatgaGTTTTACATGAGACTTAAGTGGAATAAAAGGAGATCATTCTGTACGGATCAATAGTAAGGAAAAAGATAATTTCACAGATTGTCAGAATTATTATGCACCTGCGGGATTTGGATGTGTGTATATAACAGTATTTGACTGTGAAATTGCAGAAAATATTGTTCACTTACCCATCACATTTGTACTTGTTATCACCATCAAGCCACTCTACTGCAGTAAACTGATCTAAGCATTCTTCCAAGGAGTCAGCGTCACCATGAATTTCAACTGTCAAGTCCATCATATTCTCATAGCGATTCGAGACCATTCCACATGAGGTACATTGAACCTACACATGTCCTTTTCAGTTAGGCTGTATTCCTGGGAATTTAGAGCGGATTGAAAAAATAGTGCAAGTGTGCAACAAGAAAGCTAAACTCAAGAAACCCTAAATCTGACAGAAACAGAAGAAACCTGGGATTGCAGACGACCACCAAATATGTGCTGAATAAGAGTCGTCTCTTGCGTGCTAGGGTCTACAGCTTTCTCACCTCCAAATTCATCAAGACAAGCAGATTGCATCTTATCTATTGCAAACCTATAAGTGAAATGAATTATCAAACATTAGGAAGGCCATCCAGAAGAGGCCAAActgacaaaactaagagaagaAAATTCACCTCATGAATTCATGAGCATCCTCTTGTCTACCAAAGCCAAGGTTCCCACCTATATTTGGCAGGTGAGAAAGAATGTTCTTAGGGGCAAATGGATGTATACTTTCACTTGCTTTTTGGATATGACATTGCAGTTCGCACAAGAAACACCAATCTTCATGTCTCTTATAACCTGAAAGATAGAGATATTGAACATTGTTTAAGTGTAAAACTAGACTTCCGTACATAGTGATGGTGAGATAATACTTACATTCCCTGCTATGGTCCATTCCTAAAAGATAGGCTGCAAGTGGTCTCGTACATGAAAGACATTGTAAAACAACATTGGCAAAGCAACTGCAGAAAATGCAATATATTATGGGCTTAAAGAGGCATACGCGGAGCAAAAAGAATCAAGTGCAATAATACTAGTCTATCACACCTGTTTCCACAATTCAAAAGGCCACAAGGTAAATAATCAAGGTCCCTCCAGTtgcaaagttttaaaaattcatcgTAAGGAAAGATGACCTGCACATGAAACATGAGTGAAAAATGTTATactacacaaatatattttgacatgTTGCACACACTATTTTAGGTTAAGATCATTCACCTTGTTTAATTTTCTACGGATGGGCACTAATGAGATGGGACCGAAAACAGATGATTTATTTCTGTCTTCCTCGTCTCCACTTGATAGCTTGTCAGCAGGACttgattttttcatttgtttgcaCTTGAATTTGTGACCAGATTGCCAATGCTTTGACTGACATCCTTGAGAACTGAATCAGTGCACAAACTTTACTGTGAACACTCCAGAAATATGGTAGCATGGTGATCAAAGATACTAGGGAAACAGGGTTTGGTGATTGAGAATCATGGAGTcataaaacaacttattataTGGCAAAACAATGCAAGCCTAATCCCGCGAAAGATCATATTGTACAATGCTTTTCAATATAATAATAGGATCATCCGAAGTTTTGGCATGTTTTGTTATATTGACAAAATAAATCTTACCATTACCAATTTTTTCCAAGGCAGAGGAATGTGGGGGGAGTTTCGTTTGAagccatataaaaaaacagagtttCCAAGAGTGTAATCATCCGGAATTACCTAAGTTGGGTGTGGCTGTGATGTTGGAGTGTCTGGCTTATTGCCTTCACAAAATTTGGTAATGCCAAAATTCTGCAAGTTTGAAAATGACAACAAACCAAAATGTTCCCCAAGAAATACTCCTGCTGTGAATGCTAGTAGCCTAGTACTGACCAAAACAACAGGATATCACGGTCTATCTGCTGTGAATGTGATACTTATCCAAAAAACGGTGAAACTAAAAGTTCTCTGCAGAGTGAATCAAATTCAACGCAACAAACTAGATACCCAATTTCTCCTAATATTTATACCCACAACAACACAGCTAACCAATCCAATCGCTCAAATTACGCACAAGAACATCATCTCTCCACATATTTCATGGAAGTGCAACACCCTCATCAGAACCCTCAAACCGCAGAAGCTCAGCAATTACTACAAAATATCCGCCTCCAAGAACCACAAGAGTCACGATTACTTATCCCAAACACCAATTTCCCAAGAACATAATGAAACAGCAGCAAAATCACAATCGACAGCCAGGACAACCAGAGCATAACCAAGAACGCGTGCAAGATCCTGGCCAGCCCCCGAATTACACAGAAGAAGTAACGAATTTAGCGGGAAGGAACTAGGTAAAACTGTAAGATCGTGTGCGGTACGACGCCACTACAAGTAACATACgaaaaggagaaagaggaggaggaggaggggggacgCACCAGTACCGCACGCGCTTGCACCCGGAGCACTTTTTGGTGGCGATGCAGCCGCACGCGGCGCAGGGCTCCCCGCCCCGACTGGCGGCTTGCGCCCCCGCGCCCTGCAGCTGCTGTTGCTCCCCGCGAGGCGGCATCCGGTAGGAGCCCGGACTGTCactgtggtggtggtgttggtgGTGATCGTCGCAGGAGGCGGCGAACATGACGAAGTACctcgacgcggcgcggcgcacggcgacgacggccgccgAGAAGAGCACGAggccgaccaccgccgcccggaTCACCGCCGAGAGGTCGAGGCCCAGgcccgcgccaccaccaccgcccccgccgccgcctccccccagCATCTAATATATCCCGCccctagggttagggttccgcgccacgccgccgccaccacctccccctccccctccccctcctcccccaacCATCCGAACCAGATACAACCCAAAACCTGATGATTGCggtgtgggccccaccacccCCCGCCCCCGTGCCGCCACCGGAGTCCCTCGCGCCgcagccggagccggagccggagggggaagagagcagaggagagCGCGCTGCGCCTGCGCTTCGGCTTTGGTCACTGGCGCGTGGGCCCCCGGGCAGGTGGGCCCGGGGTGGCAGCGAGGGAGCGGAACGGGTCGGTCAACCACGCGTGGGCCCCACACCCCCTCCCGAAACGGAGGCGCCTGCGTGTGCGTCTGGGTCTCCTCGGCCTACGCGTCCATGCAGAaacggacgccgccgccgccgccgcggccgcctctCGTGTGTTATAtcgtgggggggggggggggggggggggggggggggtggtgCTTGCTAACGGGAGGCTTCTAGGAACAACTCGATGGATCGTATGCAAAGCGTTTTCCGTCGTGGATGCAGGATTGAATCATTTCGTAGGAGCGTGATGATTCTGGTAAAGACAGCGAATAGGTGAATCTTggtcctcttttttttatacgtTTCCTAGTGAGACTGATATGGATCATTGTTCTTCTCTAATTAATGATGGTACGATGTCGTCGGACGTTGTTggaaaactatttgaataactaattaaaaactaattatataaagtgTCAAAAAATCATgggatgattttttaaacctaattaatttgttattgatTCATTGGCACATGTGAGTTGTTATAGTagttatgactaattataggCTAGTTAGTCTCAACAGACTTGTCTCGTAAATTCCTTCCAAACTacgcaaatatttttttcaactatatttaatgttttatacgTACGTTCAAAGATTAGATATGACGGGTTAACGtgaaagtttttggaaactaagcCAGACCTAAATTGGTACACTTCTAAACTTCGGTGCAAAAGttctttatataattatctttATAAAGTGGAGTTTTAACTTTACATTAGGtaattcatttgtttattattttctcgAACAAAATTACCAAAACAGATAATCCACAAAACTAATATGATCATTTAGAAAATTGATCAGTTAGGACTAAATGATCCACCTATCGGTTCTACTAGAAGAGAGGAACCagaaaataccaaattaattgatGTCGTACCATGTATCTGACCTGCCATTCGTTCGATCACTCGTACAAAGAACAACACAGAAACTAATTGTCCTCATCAAACTAACAGCTATAGATCAGAGAGGCTGTTTGCTTGACGCATCAGTTCTTCTCTCTCAACTGCTTTCTTCTAAGCCTAAGCATAATGCCAGCTGAAGCAATGCTATAGTTTAATTTACTGAACTAACTAACAACCACCTTAGTACTTACTATATGTCtatatcttcttcttcttaggggttgtttagttcccacattttttcccaaaaacatcacatcgaatttttggacacctaaataaagcattaaatatacatgaacattaaaattaattacacagttacgggggaaatcgtgagacgaatcttttgagcctaattagaatatgattagccataagtgctacagtaaccaacatatgctaatgacggattaat contains the following coding sequences:
- the LOC102719308 gene encoding ubiquitin carboxyl-terminal hydrolase 18-like isoform X2 — its product is MKKSSPADKLSSGDEEDRNKSSVFGPISLVPIRRKLNKVIFPYDEFLKLCNWRDLDYLPCGLLNCGNSCFANVVLQCLSCTRPLAAYLLGMDHSRECYKRHEDWCFLCELQCHIQKASESIHPFAPKNILSHLPNIGGNLGFGRQEDAHEFMRFAIDKMQSACLDEFGGEKAVDPSTQETTLIQHIFGGRLQSQVQCTSCGMVSNRYENMMDLTVEIHGDADSLEECLDQFTAVEWLDGDNKYKCDGCSDYVKAQKRLTVYQAPNILTITLKRFQSGRFGKLNKRVTFPMKLDLTPYMSSTDGSDQYDLYAVVVHLDMLNASFFGHYICYIKNYRGRWYKIDDCKVMAVDEEEVHAQGAYMLLYSRRTARPRPLIAVEELMKHQQQLKVSHPNGQNHLIQEVVPLEGVSSLKPSEDQQVDFESNNISLHPPISTVPLALDENTRADSGFPLEDSTTMRSVQFGNSTCETSLVHSSAEQCEARASCVDSVDYMEIDTEAGVEVERWSRPVSSDFTGVMDNTTLVPALENGFAGKPIPSRINPSFAEGYQIGDNGAGSSQELNGHCDRDFSCPEQGGMTNSGNTSSPSTQCYGNKFATSTNGNYSIRNGDTLSSSNSLHVGKQNVGFNGFNPKPYTEPSGSNADLNKCTPNLPAKDSQGDMPFLHHGFLLRHCSSEKAGKRDDGLPFNNATSSSFMSSKSSNISSSQNGGGKAFSSPSFHAKHCREAAATDTSASPVHDVKTNYNISLEQKSNGAAVSSDLIKESWSPDCTTFGTFYQQRATSGDNASSRPDENGHATFVAKNFSHEGENGSNGIVDLRGGINQRDGIGSKITDQVDFISDALEHDSLRRRITSNFPDQNGIDAQ
- the LOC102719308 gene encoding ubiquitin carboxyl-terminal hydrolase 18-like isoform X1, yielding MLGGGGGGGGGGGAGLGLDLSAVIRAAVVGLVLFSAAVVAVRRAASRYFVMFAASCDDHHQHHHHSDSPGSYRMPPRGEQQQLQGAGAQAASRGGEPCAACGCIATKKCSGCKRVRYCSQGCQSKHWQSGHKFKCKQMKKSSPADKLSSGDEEDRNKSSVFGPISLVPIRRKLNKVIFPYDEFLKLCNWRDLDYLPCGLLNCGNSCFANVVLQCLSCTRPLAAYLLGMDHSRECYKRHEDWCFLCELQCHIQKASESIHPFAPKNILSHLPNIGGNLGFGRQEDAHEFMRFAIDKMQSACLDEFGGEKAVDPSTQETTLIQHIFGGRLQSQVQCTSCGMVSNRYENMMDLTVEIHGDADSLEECLDQFTAVEWLDGDNKYKCDGCSDYVKAQKRLTVYQAPNILTITLKRFQSGRFGKLNKRVTFPMKLDLTPYMSSTDGSDQYDLYAVVVHLDMLNASFFGHYICYIKNYRGRWYKIDDCKVMAVDEEEVHAQGAYMLLYSRRTARPRPLIAVEELMKHQQQLKVSHPNGQNHLIQEVVPLEGVSSLKPSEDQQVDFESNNISLHPPISTVPLALDENTRADSGFPLEDSTTMRSVQFGNSTCETSLVHSSAEQCEARASCVDSVDYMEIDTEAGVEVERWSRPVSSDFTGVMDNTTLVPALENGFAGKPIPSRINPSFAEGYQIGDNGAGSSQELNGHCDRDFSCPEQGGMTNSGNTSSPSTQCYGNKFATSTNGNYSIRNGDTLSSSNSLHVGKQNVGFNGFNPKPYTEPSGSNADLNKCTPNLPAKDSQGDMPFLHHGFLLRHCSSEKAGKRDDGLPFNNATSSSFMSSKSSNISSSQNGGGKAFSSPSFHAKHCREAAATDTSASPVHDVKTNYNISLEQKSNGAAVSSDLIKESWSPDCTTFGTFYQQRATSGDNASSRPDENGHATFVAKNFSHEGENGSNGIVDLRGGINQRDGIGSKITDQVDFISDALEHDSLRRRITSNFPDQNGIDAQ